A DNA window from Maribellus comscasis contains the following coding sequences:
- a CDS encoding glucosamine-6-phosphate deaminase — protein sequence MISKIQKDKLNVRVFETADLMGKAAAISVAEKLAEAIKEKGFANLILATGASQFSFLEHLQKEDIGWNKITVFHLDEYKGMSISHPASFRKYLKERILDKVQPKEVHYLEGDADDIDAVLASYEDLLKTHPVDVACIGIGENGHIAFNDPPVADFNDPKLVKVVELDEACRKQQLGEGWFPTFDDVPTHALSLTIPAIMNCKHISCVVPDERKAQAVYDTLNAEVSTTCPATILRTHPGTTLFLDKNSASKL from the coding sequence ATGATTTCTAAAATTCAAAAAGATAAGCTTAATGTTCGCGTTTTTGAAACAGCAGATTTAATGGGAAAGGCCGCCGCAATTTCAGTAGCGGAAAAATTGGCCGAAGCAATAAAGGAAAAAGGTTTTGCGAATTTAATTCTCGCAACCGGGGCATCACAATTTTCGTTTTTGGAGCATCTTCAAAAAGAAGATATCGGGTGGAATAAAATTACGGTTTTTCACCTCGATGAATACAAGGGAATGTCGATCTCTCATCCGGCAAGTTTTCGAAAATATTTAAAAGAAAGGATCCTGGATAAGGTTCAACCCAAAGAGGTACATTATCTGGAGGGAGATGCAGATGATATTGACGCAGTACTTGCAAGTTATGAGGACTTGTTAAAAACGCATCCGGTTGATGTGGCTTGTATCGGGATCGGCGAAAACGGGCATATTGCATTTAACGATCCTCCGGTTGCCGATTTTAACGACCCGAAACTTGTAAAAGTGGTAGAATTGGATGAGGCTTGTCGTAAACAGCAATTAGGCGAGGGGTGGTTTCCGACTTTCGATGATGTGCCAACACACGCACTTTCATTGACCATTCCGGCAATTATGAACTGTAAACATATCAGTTGCGTAGTTCCCGACGAAAGAAAGGCCCAGGCAGTGTATGACACTTTAAATGCAGAGGTTTCTACAACTTGCCCGGCAACAATATTACGAACTCATCCGGGTACAACTCTTTTTCTTGATAAAAATTCTGCCTCAAAATTGTAG
- a CDS encoding diphosphate--fructose-6-phosphate 1-phosphotransferase: MNISALQKERAKYQPKLPKSLVGAVKLVEGAKTQSVADQKDIEKLFPNTYGMPLITFEEGEVKKDRPAINVGVILSGGQAPGGHNVISGIFDGIKKINQESRLYGFLGGPGGLVDHKYVELTAEIIDEYRNTGGFDIIGSGRTKLEEEWQFDKGLEIANDLNLNALVIIGGDDSNTNACVLAEYYAAKDAGVQVIGCPKTIDGDLKNEMIETSFGFDTATKVYSELIGNIQRDANSAKKYWHFIKLMGRSASHIGLECALKTQPNITLISEEVADKKQTLEEIVEYMAGIVAKRAENGDNFGVALIPEGLIEFIPEMKVLISELNDMLAEGSETEKEFKMLKKSHRNEWVAGHLTDDSAKVFKSLPSGIATQLTLDRDPHGNVQVSLIETEKLLGEMVKTKLEKMKKAGEYVGKFGTQYHFFGYEGRCAAPSNFDADYCYSLGYTASVLISDGKTGYMSSVRNLTSPAEEWIAGGVPVTTMMNMEKRHGHMKPVIQKALVELEGAPYKYFVSKRGEWAFTTQFVYPGPIQYFGPSEVCDLTTETLKFEKA, encoded by the coding sequence ATGAATATTAGCGCATTACAAAAGGAAAGGGCAAAATATCAGCCTAAACTTCCAAAATCTTTGGTTGGAGCGGTTAAACTTGTTGAAGGTGCAAAAACTCAATCCGTTGCTGACCAGAAAGATATCGAAAAATTATTTCCAAATACCTACGGGATGCCTCTAATCACTTTTGAAGAAGGTGAAGTAAAAAAAGACAGACCGGCAATAAATGTTGGTGTTATTCTTTCCGGCGGACAAGCTCCGGGCGGGCACAATGTAATTTCAGGTATTTTCGACGGAATAAAAAAAATAAATCAGGAAAGCCGTTTGTACGGATTTTTAGGTGGCCCAGGCGGATTGGTTGATCACAAATACGTTGAATTAACTGCTGAGATTATTGATGAATACCGTAATACCGGTGGTTTCGATATTATTGGTTCCGGCCGTACAAAACTGGAAGAAGAGTGGCAGTTTGACAAAGGTTTGGAAATTGCCAACGATTTAAATTTGAATGCACTGGTTATTATTGGTGGCGACGATTCAAATACAAATGCTTGTGTTTTGGCCGAATACTATGCAGCTAAAGATGCAGGTGTTCAGGTAATAGGTTGCCCCAAAACCATTGATGGCGACTTAAAAAATGAAATGATTGAAACTTCGTTTGGTTTTGACACAGCAACAAAGGTTTATTCCGAATTGATTGGAAATATTCAGCGCGATGCCAATTCTGCAAAAAAATACTGGCACTTTATTAAGTTAATGGGACGTTCTGCTTCTCATATTGGTTTGGAATGTGCGCTAAAAACACAGCCTAATATTACTTTAATTTCGGAAGAGGTTGCCGACAAAAAGCAGACGTTGGAAGAAATAGTAGAATACATGGCAGGCATTGTTGCAAAACGTGCCGAAAATGGTGATAACTTCGGAGTGGCTCTGATACCCGAAGGGTTGATTGAGTTTATTCCTGAAATGAAAGTTTTGATTTCGGAATTGAATGATATGCTTGCCGAAGGTTCAGAAACCGAAAAAGAATTTAAAATGCTGAAAAAAAGCCACAGAAATGAATGGGTGGCAGGTCATTTAACCGATGATTCAGCAAAAGTATTCAAATCGCTTCCTTCAGGCATTGCTACACAGTTGACCTTGGATCGTGATCCACACGGAAACGTACAGGTTTCATTGATCGAAACTGAAAAATTGCTGGGTGAAATGGTCAAAACCAAGTTGGAAAAAATGAAAAAAGCAGGTGAATACGTGGGTAAATTTGGAACTCAGTATCACTTTTTTGGCTATGAAGGTCGTTGTGCGGCTCCATCGAATTTTGATGCTGATTATTGTTATTCATTGGGCTACACTGCATCAGTTTTGATTTCTGACGGAAAAACCGGTTATATGTCATCTGTTCGTAATTTGACCTCTCCCGCGGAAGAATGGATTGCTGGTGGTGTTCCGGTAACCACAATGATGAATATGGAAAAACGTCACGGACATATGAAACCTGTAATTCAAAAAGCGTTGGTTGAACTGGAAGGCGCTCCATATAAATATTTTGTTTCCAAACGTGG